One genomic region from Vibrio cyclitrophicus encodes:
- the aspS gene encoding aspartate--tRNA ligase: MRTHYCGNLNKSLAGQTVELCGWVNRRRDLGGLIFIDMRDREGIVQVVVDPDMKDIFPIANQLRNEFCIKFTGEVRVRPDSQVNKDMATGEVELYATGLEIINRSEALPLDFNQTNSEEQRLKYRYIDLRRPEMSDRIKLRARASSFVRRFLDENLFLDIETPVLTKATPEGARDYLVPSRVHKGSFYALPQSPQLFKQLLMMSGFDRYYQIVKCFRDEDLRADRQPEFTQIDIETSFMTSQEVRNVTEKLVHDMWKELLDVELGQFPAMPFSEAIRRFGSDKPDLRNPLELVDVADLVKDVEFKVFSGPANDEKGRVAVIRVPGGAKLTRKQIDGYAEHVNIYGAKGLAWMKVNDRAAGMEGIQSPVAKFLNEDVINGILERTEAESGDIILFGADKASIVAEAMGALRIKLGDDLELTDKKAWAPLWVIDFPMFEEDGEGNLHAMHHPFTSPLSVNAEELKANPAAANSDAYDMVINGYEVGGGSVRIHNAEMQAAVFGILGIEAQEQQEKFGFLLEALKYGTPPHAGLAFGLDRLAMLLCGTENIRDVIAFPKTTAAACLLTDAPSLANPASLEELAIAVNLAKKEDKSND, translated from the coding sequence ATGCGTACCCATTACTGTGGTAACCTGAACAAGTCCCTGGCGGGACAAACTGTAGAATTGTGCGGCTGGGTAAACCGTCGCCGTGATTTAGGCGGTCTTATCTTTATTGATATGCGTGATCGTGAAGGCATCGTTCAGGTTGTTGTCGATCCAGATATGAAAGATATCTTCCCGATCGCTAACCAACTGCGTAATGAATTCTGTATCAAATTTACTGGTGAAGTACGTGTTCGTCCTGACAGCCAAGTAAATAAAGACATGGCTACTGGTGAAGTAGAGCTTTACGCGACAGGCCTAGAGATCATCAACCGTTCAGAAGCGCTTCCACTAGACTTCAACCAAACGAACTCTGAAGAGCAACGTCTTAAGTACCGTTACATCGATCTTCGTCGCCCAGAAATGAGCGACCGTATCAAGCTTCGTGCACGTGCTTCTAGCTTCGTTCGTCGTTTCCTCGATGAGAACCTATTCCTAGATATCGAAACGCCAGTACTAACGAAAGCGACTCCAGAAGGTGCTCGTGACTACCTAGTACCAAGCCGTGTTCACAAAGGTAGCTTCTACGCACTTCCTCAATCTCCTCAGCTATTCAAGCAACTGCTGATGATGTCTGGTTTTGATCGTTACTACCAAATCGTTAAATGTTTCCGTGATGAAGATTTACGTGCTGACCGTCAGCCTGAATTTACTCAGATCGATATCGAAACATCGTTCATGACTTCTCAAGAAGTACGTAACGTGACTGAGAAGCTTGTTCACGATATGTGGAAAGAACTTCTAGATGTTGAACTAGGCCAATTCCCAGCAATGCCTTTCTCTGAAGCGATTCGTCGTTTCGGTTCTGATAAGCCAGATCTACGTAACCCACTAGAGCTAGTTGACGTTGCTGACTTGGTTAAAGACGTTGAGTTCAAAGTATTCTCTGGCCCAGCTAACGACGAAAAAGGTCGCGTAGCGGTTATCCGTGTTCCGGGCGGTGCTAAGCTAACTCGTAAGCAAATCGACGGTTACGCTGAACACGTAAACATCTACGGCGCGAAAGGCTTAGCTTGGATGAAGGTTAACGATCGTGCTGCAGGCATGGAAGGTATCCAATCTCCAGTTGCTAAGTTCCTAAACGAAGATGTGATCAACGGCATTCTTGAGCGTACAGAAGCTGAGTCTGGCGACATCATTCTATTCGGCGCAGACAAAGCAAGCATTGTTGCAGAAGCAATGGGCGCACTTCGTATTAAACTAGGCGATGATCTAGAGCTAACTGACAAGAAAGCGTGGGCTCCTCTTTGGGTTATCGATTTCCCAATGTTCGAAGAAGATGGCGAAGGCAACCTGCACGCAATGCACCACCCATTCACATCACCACTTAGTGTGAACGCGGAAGAGCTAAAAGCGAACCCAGCAGCAGCTAATTCTGATGCATACGATATGGTAATCAACGGCTACGAAGTGGGCGGCGGTTCGGTACGTATCCACAACGCAGAAATGCAAGCGGCTGTATTCGGTATCCTAGGTATCGAAGCACAAGAGCAACAAGAGAAGTTCGGCTTTCTGCTTGAAGCTCTTAAGTACGGTACGCCACCACATGCTGGTCTAGCATTCGGCCTTGACCGTTTAGCAATGCTTCTTTGTGGTACAGAGAA
- the cmoB gene encoding tRNA 5-methoxyuridine(34)/uridine 5-oxyacetic acid(34) synthase CmoB, producing the protein MFNFANFYQLIAQDTRLQPWLNILPQQLTDWQNAEHGDFDRWLRALNKIPQGVPDQVDLKNSVTIGSSTPFQTGELKKLESLLKTFHPWRKGPYTVHDIHIDTEWRSDWKWDRVLPHISPLKNRSVLDVGCGNGYHMWRMLGEGARLTVGIDPSHLFLVQFEAIRKLMGDDQRAHLLPLGIEQLPKLEAYDTVFSMGVLYHRRSPLDHLIQLKDQLVSGGELVLETLVIEGDENAVLVPVDRYAQMRNVYFFPSARALKRWLEQVGFEGVRIVDENVTTIGEQRTTEWMTHNSLPDYLDPNDPSKTVEGHPAPRRAILVATKP; encoded by the coding sequence ATGTTTAATTTTGCTAACTTTTATCAACTCATTGCCCAAGACACTCGCCTACAGCCGTGGCTCAATATTCTTCCTCAACAGCTGACGGATTGGCAAAATGCAGAGCACGGTGACTTTGACCGTTGGTTACGTGCACTGAACAAGATCCCGCAAGGCGTGCCTGATCAAGTTGATTTAAAGAACTCTGTAACTATCGGCAGCAGCACACCATTTCAAACGGGTGAGCTTAAAAAGCTAGAGAGCTTATTAAAGACGTTCCACCCTTGGCGTAAAGGTCCTTATACCGTTCATGACATTCATATCGATACAGAATGGCGCAGCGACTGGAAATGGGACCGTGTACTTCCGCATATCTCACCACTTAAAAACCGCTCTGTACTCGATGTAGGTTGCGGTAATGGCTACCACATGTGGCGTATGCTTGGCGAAGGTGCTCGCTTAACGGTGGGTATCGATCCCTCTCACCTATTTTTGGTTCAGTTTGAAGCGATTCGTAAGTTGATGGGCGATGATCAACGCGCTCACCTGTTGCCTCTAGGTATTGAGCAGCTGCCAAAGCTAGAAGCCTATGACACGGTATTCAGCATGGGTGTGCTTTACCACCGCCGTTCACCGCTTGATCATTTGATCCAATTAAAAGACCAATTGGTATCTGGTGGCGAATTGGTGCTTGAAACGTTAGTGATTGAAGGTGACGAAAACGCTGTTCTTGTTCCTGTTGACCGCTACGCGCAAATGAGAAATGTCTACTTTTTCCCATCAGCTCGCGCTCTAAAACGTTGGCTTGAACAGGTTGGCTTTGAAGGCGTACGTATTGTTGACGAAAATGTCACAACGATTGGTGAACAACGCACAACAGAATGGATGACGCACAACTCTCTACCTGATTACTTAGACCCGAACGATCCAAGTAAAACAGTAGAAGGTCACCCTGCACCACGACGTGCGATTCTAGTGGCGACAAAGCCATAA
- the cmoA gene encoding carboxy-S-adenosyl-L-methionine synthase CmoA has translation MSNTDNIFSAPIDKIGDFTFDARVAEVFPDMIQRSVPGYSNIISAIGMLAERFVKPHSNIYDLGCSLGAATLSMRRHIQQEGCTIFAVDNSEAMVERCKLHVNAYRSDTPVEVIEADIREIEIKDASVVVLNFTLQFLSPDDRYALLEKIHAGLRPGGILILSEKYVFEDESSNELLIDLHHDFKRANGYSELEVSQKRSAIENVMRPDSIPVHKQRFEKIGFSSSEVWFQCFNFGSMFAIK, from the coding sequence ATGAGCAACACAGACAATATCTTTTCCGCTCCTATTGATAAAATTGGAGACTTCACCTTTGATGCAAGGGTTGCTGAAGTATTTCCGGATATGATTCAACGCTCGGTGCCCGGCTACAGCAATATCATCTCTGCGATCGGCATGTTAGCTGAGCGCTTTGTAAAGCCACATTCAAATATATATGACCTAGGTTGCTCTCTTGGCGCGGCTACGCTTTCAATGCGCAGACACATTCAACAAGAAGGTTGCACGATTTTCGCTGTTGATAATTCAGAAGCGATGGTTGAGCGCTGTAAATTGCACGTTAATGCTTACCGCAGCGATACACCTGTCGAAGTGATTGAAGCGGATATTCGTGAAATCGAAATTAAAGACGCCTCTGTTGTGGTGCTGAACTTCACGCTGCAATTTCTGTCTCCGGACGACCGATACGCATTACTTGAGAAAATTCATGCGGGCCTGCGTCCTGGTGGGATCTTAATCCTGTCAGAAAAATACGTATTCGAAGACGAAAGTTCAAATGAATTGCTTATCGACCTGCACCACGACTTTAAACGTGCTAACGGATACAGCGAGCTGGAAGTCAGCCAGAAACGCAGCGCTATCGAAAATGTGATGCGTCCAGATTCAATTCCAGTTCATAAGCAGCGTTTTGAAAAGATTGGCTTCTCAAGTAGCGAAGTGTGGTTCCAATGCTTCAACTTCGGTTCGATGTTCGCGATTAAATAG
- a CDS encoding inactive transglutaminase family protein: MTSRIPFYISIFLLIVAGITLSMFRHTTYGVPWTPGETRQVWDVEARIEFNAVGKEAKVSLAAPHTQSNYTLIGESASSPGYGISYLNTESGRRAEWSIRYADGPQTIYYKTQFLVDNQAKVNDTPPEGEVTQPSFDGPEEAASLALIDRATKRSADNLTFTRELIKTLNDPDSQNSALILNNMTKVEATHKLLSAAKIHNKVVGVIELEDGRRRQSIQNMIQIWDNDQWILFSPESSQQQVQQNLLIWDESNVSLLDVVGGQNSKVHFSMIAQEVSPTEATNSKVSADQLLNLSIHSLPLEEQAMFKTIMLIPIGALIVVFLRVIIGLKTSGTFMPVLIAVAFVQTQLVTGIVGFLLIVGTGLVIRSYLSKLNLLLVARISAVIITVIMIISVFTVVAFKVGLTEGLSITFFPMIILSWTIERMSILWEEEGAKEVVLQGGGSLFTAVLVYLGMTNPFIQHLTFNFIGLQLVILATILLLGNYTGYRLTELRRFKPLAED, translated from the coding sequence ATGACGTCTAGAATTCCATTTTATATCTCTATTTTCCTGCTAATCGTAGCAGGTATAACGTTGAGTATGTTCAGACATACCACCTACGGCGTACCTTGGACTCCAGGGGAAACCAGGCAAGTTTGGGATGTTGAAGCTCGCATCGAGTTCAACGCAGTAGGTAAAGAAGCAAAAGTTTCACTAGCCGCTCCTCATACTCAGTCTAACTATACGCTTATCGGCGAATCGGCTTCATCACCAGGTTACGGTATTTCTTATTTGAATACTGAATCAGGTCGCCGTGCAGAGTGGTCTATTCGCTATGCAGATGGACCGCAAACCATCTACTACAAAACACAATTCTTAGTCGACAACCAAGCAAAAGTGAACGATACCCCACCAGAGGGGGAAGTTACACAGCCAAGTTTCGACGGTCCAGAGGAAGCGGCATCTCTTGCATTGATCGATAGAGCGACTAAACGTTCAGCTGACAATCTAACGTTCACTCGTGAGCTAATCAAAACGCTTAACGATCCTGACAGCCAAAACTCAGCGCTGATTCTGAACAACATGACGAAAGTAGAAGCGACACACAAGCTACTTTCAGCAGCAAAAATACACAACAAAGTAGTTGGTGTTATCGAACTGGAAGATGGACGCCGTCGTCAATCCATCCAGAACATGATTCAAATTTGGGATAATGACCAATGGATTTTATTCTCTCCTGAATCAAGCCAACAACAAGTGCAACAAAACCTACTCATCTGGGATGAGTCGAACGTATCTCTATTGGACGTTGTAGGTGGCCAGAACAGTAAAGTTCACTTCTCTATGATTGCTCAAGAGGTTTCGCCAACTGAAGCAACCAACAGCAAAGTATCAGCTGATCAGCTATTGAACTTATCAATCCACAGCCTACCGTTAGAAGAACAAGCGATGTTTAAAACCATCATGCTGATCCCTATCGGTGCCCTAATTGTTGTGTTCTTACGCGTCATCATCGGTTTGAAAACGTCTGGTACGTTCATGCCGGTACTGATTGCGGTAGCGTTTGTTCAAACTCAACTTGTAACCGGTATTGTCGGCTTCCTATTAATTGTCGGTACAGGTCTTGTCATACGCAGTTACTTGTCCAAACTCAACCTCTTATTGGTTGCAAGGATATCCGCCGTAATCATTACGGTGATCATGATTATCTCCGTGTTTACTGTGGTCGCGTTTAAAGTAGGGTTAACTGAAGGGCTATCCATTACGTTCTTCCCAATGATTATCTTGTCTTGGACTATCGAACGTATGTCTATCCTTTGGGAAGAAGAAGGCGCGAAAGAAGTTGTACTACAAGGTGGCGGCTCACTATTTACCGCGGTACTTGTTTACTTAGGTATGACTAACCCGTTCATTCAACATTTAACGTTCAACTTTATTGGTTTGCAGCTGGTTATTCTAGCGACCATCTTGCTACTAGGTAACTACACAGGCTACCGCCTAACCGAGCTTCGTCGCTTTAAACCGCTAGCGGAGGACTAA
- a CDS encoding ATP-dependent zinc protease family protein, with the protein MFKRLSPIVAVGLLSGCTLTNGAAYHQETLDAISRSETNIANKVQNLELQLSNQSDYIESLEDEITTLSNQLDVHLTNMEHRVIEELTEEEPVAVAAAPIAPTLQPTILGGIEKVSIDSIKQSFDARVDTGATTSSLNAVDVKEFERDGKNWVKFHLDDKAQAVEDQKWIEAPVVRYVKIRQSTNDQAERRAVIELWVKVGKIHEKAQFTLADRSQMSHPVLLGREFIKDIALVDVSKKYVQTEVK; encoded by the coding sequence ATGTTTAAGCGATTATCGCCAATTGTGGCGGTTGGTTTGCTCTCTGGCTGTACCCTGACAAACGGTGCGGCCTACCACCAAGAAACTCTCGACGCTATTTCCCGCTCAGAGACAAACATCGCAAATAAGGTTCAAAATCTTGAACTGCAACTAAGCAATCAAAGTGATTACATTGAAAGCTTAGAAGATGAAATCACTACCCTATCTAATCAATTAGATGTTCATCTAACAAACATGGAACACCGCGTTATTGAAGAGTTAACGGAAGAGGAACCGGTTGCGGTTGCTGCGGCACCTATTGCCCCAACATTGCAGCCAACCATTCTTGGAGGAATCGAAAAAGTATCTATTGACTCTATCAAGCAGAGCTTTGATGCTCGTGTTGATACTGGCGCAACGACTTCTTCTTTGAACGCTGTCGACGTCAAAGAATTCGAACGTGATGGTAAGAATTGGGTTAAGTTCCATCTAGACGATAAAGCACAAGCCGTAGAAGACCAGAAATGGATTGAAGCACCTGTTGTACGTTATGTAAAAATCCGTCAATCAACCAATGATCAAGCAGAACGTCGAGCTGTGATCGAATTATGGGTGAAAGTTGGAAAAATCCATGAAAAAGCGCAATTTACATTGGCGGATCGCTCTCAAATGAGTCACCCTGTATTACTAGGGCGCGAATTTATCAAAGACATAGCGCTAGTAGATGTAAGTAAAAAGTACGTACAAACGGAAGTTAAATAA
- a CDS encoding DUF72 domain-containing protein yields MNDREITAETLPLRLGLTMWSHSEWQSQFYGRGTKPAERLEKYTQVFHTVEGNTTFYATPSMSTVHNWKAASHDDFRFTFKLPKFITHQQQLRHCQAELKEFLMTMSPLHDRIGQWTIQLPHSFEPSMLPALQKFCTLFPKDMQLGVEVRHLGFFDKGDAEKRFNQWLVEEGINRIIMDSRPVFSAPPTTEAVIDAHQKKPRVPVHAIATANNPMIRFIGHPDQEPNIEFFKPWFAKIPNWLNEGKQPYLMIHTPDNNHAPELSIAIYKRLQKQVSENTSLLLPDLAQFPAQKGNHQISMF; encoded by the coding sequence ATGAATGATCGTGAAATAACAGCAGAAACTTTACCTTTAAGACTTGGATTAACCATGTGGTCTCACTCTGAATGGCAAAGTCAGTTCTATGGCAGAGGCACCAAGCCAGCCGAACGCCTAGAAAAGTACACGCAAGTTTTTCATACCGTTGAGGGCAACACGACCTTTTACGCTACGCCAAGTATGTCGACAGTTCATAATTGGAAAGCCGCCAGTCACGATGATTTCAGGTTCACCTTTAAGTTGCCCAAATTTATTACCCACCAGCAACAACTCAGACACTGCCAAGCAGAGCTCAAAGAGTTCTTGATGACTATGTCGCCACTCCACGATCGCATTGGTCAATGGACAATTCAACTGCCACACAGTTTTGAGCCCAGCATGCTGCCTGCCCTACAAAAGTTTTGTACGTTATTTCCAAAAGACATGCAGCTTGGCGTTGAAGTTCGACACTTGGGTTTCTTTGATAAGGGTGATGCAGAGAAGCGCTTCAATCAGTGGCTAGTTGAGGAAGGCATCAATCGCATCATTATGGACAGTCGCCCTGTGTTCTCAGCGCCACCAACCACGGAAGCGGTGATCGATGCGCATCAGAAAAAGCCGCGTGTTCCCGTTCATGCGATTGCGACGGCCAATAACCCGATGATTCGATTTATTGGCCACCCAGACCAAGAACCTAATATTGAGTTTTTTAAGCCTTGGTTTGCCAAAATTCCAAACTGGCTTAATGAGGGCAAACAACCCTATTTAATGATCCACACCCCAGACAATAATCACGCACCTGAGCTTTCGATAGCTATTTATAAGCGCTTACAAAAGCAAGTGTCTGAAAATACGTCATTGTTATTACCCGATCTCGCTCAGTTTCCGGCACAGAAAGGCAATCATCAAATCTCGATGTTTTAA